A single genomic interval of Dromiciops gliroides isolate mDroGli1 chromosome 1, mDroGli1.pri, whole genome shotgun sequence harbors:
- the ANKRD61 gene encoding ankyrin repeat domain-containing protein 61: MGNITKRGPKGPVIDKASSTESVKSKALHTKLYEAIMREDCATIETLLRNHPVNQPMTVSANSTRYGLSLKGTHTISPIHLAAQYLRGQSLLCLLEHGADPEIRDPTGHTTLHVMLLHWPMTLACWTEENPLQSILTDEHNHALMCLQILCEHGALVNARVDSNYKYSPLDLAIRFGSYPVISILAQNGAHVNAIDESCMTPLHLAADRLNKKMTETLIAFGANVNYTVSETGNTALKLAVCAASTKAGRLLSVDISCIRVLLNHGAKVNAQDHEGQTAIHEACSGGREVIINLLLEFGADINILTRNGETPIFMFLQHKYNMRDRTMLNKLLSLSYPLKLTNNQGILPTGLLQPEYHRLKETLIRLSQKPLSLQVICKNNIRKFYGEKYKEHLKQLLPLKIWDYIYSPCDLFQLLK; encoded by the exons ATGGGAAATATAACCAAACGAGGACCTAAAGGCCCAGTAATTGACAAAGCTTCCTCTACTGAATCAGTAAAATCAAAAGCTCTTCACACCAAACTCTATGAAGCTATAATGAGAGAAGACTGTGCTACCATTGAAACTCTACTAAGAAATCATCCTGTGAACCAGCCAATGACTGTTTCGGCCAATTCTACACGCTACGGATTATCTCTGAAAGGG ACACACACTATTAGTCCCATTCATCTGGCTGCTCAGTACCTAAGAGGACAAAGTTTGCTTTGCTTGCTAGAACATGGTGCTGATCCAGAAATAAG GGACCCCACTGGTCACACCACACTTCATGTCATGCTCCTACATTGGCCAATGACCCTTGCCTGTTGGACAGAAGAAAATCCTCTTCAGAGTATCCTGACAGATGAACATAATCATGCTTTAATGTGTCTTCAAATCTTATGTGAGCATGGAGCTCTGGTTAATGCTCGAGTAGACAGCAACTACAAATATTCACCACTCGACTTGGCCATACGCTTTGGTTCCTATCCAGTTATCTCCATTCTAGCCCAGAATGGTGCTCATGTCAATGCCATTGATGAATCATGCATGACACCCCTTCACTTGGCTGCTGACAGGCTGAACAAAAAGATGACCGAAACTCTAATTGCTTTTGGAGCAAATGTAAATTATACTGTCTCTGAGACTGGGAATACTGCCCTTAAACTGGCAGTATGTGCTGCATCAACTAAAGCAGGGAGGTTATTGTCAGTAGATATAAGCTGTATTCGTGTACTCTTAAATCATGGAGCAAAAGTAAATGCCCAGGATCATGAAGGACAAACTGCTATTCATGAAGCATGTTCTGGAGGCAGAGAAGTAATAATTAATCTACTACTTGAATTTGGGGCAGATATTAATATCTTAACAAGAAACGGGGAAACGCCCATTTTTATGTTTCTTCAGCATAAATACAATATGAGAGACAGAACAATGCTTAACaagctcctttctctctcttatccTCTGAAACTGACCAACAATCAAGGAATTCTACCCACAGGACTTCTACAACCAGAATATCATCGATTAAAGGAAACCTTAATAAGGTTATCACAAAAACCTTTATCCCTACAGGTGATCTGTAAAAATAACATCAGGAAATTttatggagaaaaatataaagaacactTAAAACAACTTCTCCCACTGAAGATATGGGATTATATATATAGTCCCTGTGACTTATTCCAACTTTTGAAGTAA